One genomic region from Rosa rugosa chromosome 1, drRosRugo1.1, whole genome shotgun sequence encodes:
- the LOC133716014 gene encoding F-box protein CPR1-like has translation MFVSGSSASVESVLFRSVLHLGGSFVILRLGAMAETEDLPEEIIVNIFTWLPVKSLIRFTSVSKRLHSIILSDPKFAQSQLKAARQQKTLNRRLLVSTEVPQLESLQLDDTPSFGEPSSVRKLSFPFQPQPGGYVKLLGSCNGLVFVAVDNKLFFIWNPSIGFSKQLPDPGFPLDDNVLPYYGVAYLSATDDYKVLVASYCIPEEELEVEMFSLRIHIWQRIESPCRSDFRLFRGQGTLLNDAFHWVNYPDNNEEEEHEIVSFDLKEEVFRRMPLPNFDHDGKTSTSLGVCGGCLCVPRYPDGAFDFIDFWVMRQYGFSGSWIMLFSLKFSDPPELPLYSREFLVVESCTVAANWTGEGFELIKIDHKEDEKLGRYIVKGLCMCMVEYEESLLWISGYHPVEEKEQVKILETHQKASGS, from the coding sequence ATGTTTGTTTCTGGATCCTCCGCCTCAGTTGAGTCGGTTCTCTTCCGCTCAGTGCTTCATCTCGGAGGCTCCTTTGTCATTCTTCGTCTTGGTGCAATGGCAGAAACAGAAGACCTACCGGAAGAGATTATAGTGAATATCTTTACTTGGTTGCCCGTCAAGTCCTTAATCCGATTCACCTCCGTTTCGAAACGCCTGCATTCCATTATATTGTCCGATCCCAAATTCGCCCAATCCCAATTGAAAGCAGCTCGTCAGCAGAAAACCCTCAACCGCAGACTCCTCGTCTCCACCGAGGTCCCTCAACTCGAATCTCTACAGTTGGATGATACGCCGTCGTTTGGAGAGCCTTCCTCCGTTAGAAAGCTCAGCTTCCCTTTCCAGCCACAACCGGGCGGTTATGTCAAGCTGCTGGGCTCCTGCAATGGTCTGGTATTTGTAGCTGTTGataataaattattttttatctgGAACCCATCCATTGGGTTCTCGAAGCAATTACCTGATCCAGGTTTTCCCTTAGATGATAATGTGCTACCCTATTATGGTGTTGCCTATTTATCCGCCACCGATGACTACAAAGTTTTGGTAGCCTCCTATTGCATTCCTGAAGAGGAGTTAGAGGTCGAGATGTTCTCCTTGAGAATTCACATTTGGCAGAGGATTGAATCCCCTTGCCGCTCCGACTTTCGACTCTTTCGTGGTCAGGGGACTCTCTTGAATGATGCATTTCATTGGGTAAACTACCCCGACAACAACGAGGAAGAGGAGCATGAAATAGTTTCTTTTGACTTGAAAGAGGAGGTGTTCCGGAGAATGCCACTGCCTAATTTCGACCATGATGGTAAGACTTCCACCAGTCTTGGGGTTTGTGGAGGGTGCCTGTGTGTACCGCGTTATCCGGATGGTGCTTTTGACTTTATTGATTTCTGGGTCATGAGACAATATGGCTTCAGTGGCTCATGGATTATGCTTTTTAGCTTAAAGTTCTCTGATCCGCCTGAGTTGCCCTTGTATTCCAGAGAATTCTTGGTTGTGGAAAGTTGTACAGTTGCCGCGAATTGGACTGGCGAGGGGTTCGAGTTGATAAAGATTGATCATAAAGAAGACGAGAAGCTTGGGCGGTATATCGTTAAGGGGCTTTGCATGTGTATGGTTGAATATGAAGAGAGTCTACTTTGGATTAGTGGTTATCATCCAGTAGAAGAGAAGGAGCAGGTCAAGATACTCGAAACCCATCAGAAGGCATCAGGAAGCTGA
- the LOC133721825 gene encoding F-box/kelch-repeat protein At3g06240-like: MAETEDLPEEIIVNIFTWLPLKSLIRFTSVSKRLRSIILSDPKFAQSQLKAARQQKTLSRRLLVSTSAPRLELDSLDLDTPSFGEPSSVRKLSFPFPPRPGDYVTLLGSCNGLVFVAVGEKLFYIWNPFIGFLKQLPDPGFPLDENALAYYGAGYLSATDDYKVLVASYRIGEWEIEVEMFSSTTHIWQRIESPRLRITLELDLQGTLSNDALHWLKYDDDDEEHEIVSFDLEDEVFRRMPLPNFEHDGKTFCKLGVCGGCLCVSRYPDGAVDSIDFWVMREYGVSGSWIMLFSLKPPELPLYSRQFLVVESCTVAADWTGEGFELIRIDHKEDEKLGRYMVKRVCMCMVEYEESLLWISGYHSGKRDRAGQDTRNPSEGLRKLKWK; this comes from the coding sequence ATGGCAGAAACAGAAGACCTACCGGAAGAGATTATAGTGAATATCTTTACTTGGTTACCCCTCAAGTCCTTGATCCGATTCACCTCCGTTTCGAAACGTCTGCGTTCCATTATATTGTCCGATCCCAAATTCGCCCAATCCCAACTTAAAGCAGCTCGTCAGCAGAAAACCCTCAGCCGCAGACTCCTCGTCTCCACCAGCGCCCCTCGACTCGAGCTCGACTCCCTAGACTTGGATACGCCGTCGTTTGGAGAGCCTTCCTCCGTAAGAAAGCTCAGCTTCCCTTTCCCGCCACGACCGGGCGATTATGTCACGCTACTGGGCTCCTGCAATGGTCTGGTATTTGTAGCTGTTGGTGAGAAATTGTTTTATATCTGGAACCCGTTCATTGGATTCTTGAAGCAATTACCCGATCCAGGTTTTCCCTTGGATGAAAATGCGCTAGCCTATTATGGTGCTGGCTATTTATCCGCCACCGATGACTACAAAGTTTTGGTAGCCTCCTATCGCATTGGTGAATGGGAGATAGAGGTCGAGATGTTCTCATCGACAACTCACATATGGCAGAGGATTGAATCCCCTCGCCTGCGCATCactcttgaactcgatcttcaAGGTACTCTTTCGAATGATGCACTTCATTGGCTAAAatacgacgacgacgacgaggaGCATGAAATAGTTTCTTTTGACTTGGAAGACGAGGTGTTCCGGAGAATGCCACTGCCTAATTTCGAACATGATGGTAAGACTTTCTGCAAGCTTGGGGTTTGTGGAGGGTGCCTGTGTGTATCGCGTTATCCGGATGGTGCTGTTGACTCTATTGATTTCTGGGTCATGAGAGAATATGGCGTCAGTGGCTCATGGATTATGCTCTTTAGCTTAAAGCCGCCTGAGTTGCCCTTGTATTCCAGACAATTCTTGGTTGTGGAAAGTTGTACAGTTGCCGCGGATTGGACTGGCGAGGGGTTCGAGTTGATAAGGATTGATCATAAAGAAGACGAGAAGCTTGGGCGGTATATGGTTAAGAGGGTTTGCATGTGTATGGTTGAATATGAAGAGAGTCTACTTTGGATTAGTGGTTATCATTCAGGAAAAAGAGATAGAGCAGGTCAAGATACTCGAAACCCATCAGAAGGCCTCAGGAAGCTGAAATGGAAGTAA
- the LOC133716097 gene encoding uncharacterized protein LOC133716097 yields the protein MSSSSSSIFMSLEDLDVGVVKTFHPTDSDLVGSYLYNRIKSPIPIGKQTFPEIKIYGTTDYIYFFSPVKKLGSRCFRKIGYDGGTWSETESAKPVYVSGIEEPYGKLRKFRYENNKVKGCEHHAAWLMDEFTINQAPDLALCRLKLNDKGGGRKKRKKSSNETNEDENHRKTMSFKNRKLEPKRV from the exons ATgtcgtcgtcttcttcttcaatcttcatGAGCCTGGAAGACCTTGATGTAGGGGTTGTGAAAACATTCCACCCCACTGATTCTGATTTAGTGGGAAGCTATCTCTACAACAGAATTAAATCCCCAATCCcaattggaaaacaaacatTCCCTGAGATTAAAATATATGGCACCACAG ATTATATCTATTTCTTCTCCCCGGTCAAGAAGTTGGGTTCCCGCTGTTTTCGCAAAATTGGCTACGATGGGGGCACCTGGAGCGAGACTGAATCTGCTAAACCTGTCTATGTCAGTGGAATTGAAGAGCCTTATGGGAAACTAAGGAAATTTAGATACGAAAACAACAAAGTCAAAGGCTGTGAACACCATGCTGCTTGGTTGATGGATGAATTCACCATCAACCAAGCACCCGATTTGGCTTTGTGCCGGCTCAAACTCAATGAcaaaggaggaggaagaaaaaagaggaagaagagttcTAATGAGACTAATGAGGATGAGAATCACAGAAAGACAATGTCTTTCAAAAACCGAAAACTTGAACCGAAAAGAGTTTAA
- the LOC133716484 gene encoding uncharacterized protein LOC133716484 → MWNGLRPSCQKVLSLVAELKTLQKNNETLEKDKEHLRINLLSAEEEVKLLFEENKVLDEANKRLLKQYRKERKNSGSDGKHTDGSTKSNKRKSSSKVMSSSPIQGKIDFSDQELARQPLSPLRCNSPNSRLHKKQ, encoded by the exons ATGTGGAATGG CTTGAGGCCGTCATGTCAAAAAGTTTTATCGCTAGTTGCTGAGTTGAAAACACTTCAGAAGAATAATGAAACACTTGAGAAGGATAAAGAACATCTAAGGATCAATCTTCTTTCTGCTGAAGAGGAG GTCAAATTGCTTTTCGAAGAAAACAAAGTGTTAGATGAAGCTAACAAAAGATTACTAAAGCAGTACCGCAAGGAAAGAAAGAATTCTGGTTCTGATGGAAAGCATACTGATGGATCAACGAAG TCAAACAAGCGAAAATCTAGCTCTAAGGTGATGAGCAGCAGCCCGATTCAGGGGAAGATCGATTTCAGTGACCAAGAATTAGCAAGACAACCTCTCTCACCCTTGCGTTGTAACTCCCCTAACTCAAGACTGCATAAAAAGCAATAG